A stretch of the Duncaniella dubosii genome encodes the following:
- a CDS encoding polysaccharide pyruvyl transferase family protein: protein MGSTLQAFAMSEMLASFGHKVEIINYDETAAHFKWKIRPFLERLMYKLWIPPTGAKRNYLSHRISQEKKFNEFENKYIPLSKEKIRSKRQLTQISKKYNKIVIGSDQIWNPFLYDPVFFGEFLPVSERKKIIAYAPSLGVGNSEEILTEQKSLINSLSFISCREEKGADVLKEITGRKIPVVLDPTLMVNREIWDKIADEHSVDGLPDDFIVTYFLGKDIHQMELDSLSIKYNAKIINISMFNKPNAINAFCHLKNLGPGEFLYLIKHAKYVATDSFHATIFSWIFQTEFKTFMRFKLRDKESQNSRIETLLSLFEVKDKIIEAKKNSKDFLSLYLK from the coding sequence ATGGGCTCGACATTACAAGCATTTGCAATGAGCGAGATGCTAGCCAGTTTTGGCCATAAGGTAGAAATTATTAATTATGATGAAACGGCAGCTCACTTTAAATGGAAAATTAGACCGTTTTTAGAACGGCTGATGTATAAGTTATGGATTCCTCCTACTGGTGCTAAAAGAAATTATCTTAGTCATAGGATTTCTCAAGAAAAGAAATTTAATGAATTTGAAAATAAATACATTCCATTATCTAAAGAAAAAATAAGGAGTAAAAGACAGCTCACTCAAATTTCTAAAAAATACAATAAGATCGTCATTGGTAGCGATCAAATATGGAATCCTTTTTTATATGATCCAGTATTTTTCGGAGAGTTCCTACCAGTATCTGAAAGAAAAAAGATAATAGCTTATGCTCCAAGTCTCGGAGTAGGAAATTCCGAAGAAATTCTTACTGAGCAGAAGTCACTAATTAACTCACTTTCATTTATTTCCTGTAGGGAAGAAAAAGGTGCAGATGTTCTTAAAGAAATTACAGGCAGAAAAATCCCCGTAGTTCTTGATCCAACCTTAATGGTAAATCGGGAAATCTGGGATAAGATTGCAGATGAACATTCTGTCGATGGACTTCCAGATGATTTTATTGTTACTTATTTTCTTGGAAAAGATATCCATCAGATGGAGTTAGATTCTCTTTCAATAAAGTATAATGCTAAGATTATAAACATCTCAATGTTTAATAAGCCTAATGCTATCAATGCTTTTTGCCATCTTAAAAATTTAGGTCCAGGTGAATTCCTATATTTGATAAAGCATGCAAAATATGTTGCTACGGATTCGTTCCATGCCACAATTTTTTCTTGGATATTTCAGACTGAATTTAAAACTTTCATGCGTTTTAAATTACGGGACAAAGAGAGCCAAAATTCAAGAATAGAGACTTTATTAAGCCTATTTGAAGTTAAAGACAAGATTATTGAGGCAAAAAAAAATAGTAAAGATTTCTTATCCCTATATCTTAAATGA
- a CDS encoding glycosyltransferase, whose amino-acid sequence MTILHYTIGLPPKRHGGSVQYASDLMHEQARQGHNVYALICGDTLFRATECRFKKSHKVRDIKVIKLTNPTTPTLLYGVKTPASQFRDVKVNLRNIQEFIRKNDIKIFHIHTFMGLPQAIVRSLKDMNIKIIYTTHDFYGICPKNNLIDYNGNLCSGPKSTNCAICCHSSMSDYALRLCNSSLYHWSKWLRLPKKKLISTIHKPTDTPQFIPTNEIIKNYAILIEYYQSYFNLVDYFHFNSKQTESIFRQFLPNIKGHSVPVTTAKIIDRRKKLILNECLTFGFIGSLSEYKGFPILKSVIKELYHDGLKNIKIKVYGTAEIGIDIDIPSIEYCGLYKYDNLSDILYHLDGIIVPSKWHETFSLITLEALSHGIPAIVSDTVGAKEIIKEIDSKFIINNRESLKNKLKDILQSPAQLEKFNDKLLLMNFNFSIKDHTQKILDIYKLNN is encoded by the coding sequence ATGACAATTTTGCATTATACCATCGGTTTACCACCAAAACGTCACGGAGGGAGCGTGCAATATGCATCGGATTTAATGCACGAACAAGCTCGCCAAGGACACAATGTTTATGCCTTGATTTGTGGTGACACTCTATTCCGAGCTACCGAGTGTAGATTCAAAAAAAGCCATAAAGTTAGAGATATAAAAGTAATCAAACTTACTAACCCTACTACTCCGACACTCCTATATGGAGTTAAAACTCCAGCCTCTCAGTTTCGTGATGTAAAAGTCAATCTTAGAAATATCCAAGAGTTTATTCGCAAGAATGACATTAAAATTTTTCATATCCATACGTTTATGGGGCTACCACAAGCTATCGTAAGGAGTTTGAAGGATATGAATATAAAAATAATCTATACGACTCATGATTTTTATGGTATATGCCCCAAGAACAATTTAATTGATTACAATGGGAATTTATGTTCAGGTCCAAAATCAACAAATTGTGCAATATGTTGTCATAGCTCTATGTCAGATTATGCGCTAAGATTATGTAATTCATCTCTTTATCATTGGAGTAAATGGTTGCGATTACCTAAAAAGAAGTTAATTTCAACTATACATAAGCCTACTGATACGCCCCAATTTATTCCAACAAATGAAATTATTAAAAATTATGCTATATTAATAGAGTATTATCAATCATATTTTAATTTAGTTGACTATTTCCATTTTAATAGTAAACAGACAGAATCAATATTTCGACAATTTCTCCCTAATATTAAAGGGCACTCAGTACCTGTCACAACGGCAAAAATAATAGACCGAAGAAAGAAACTCATCCTTAACGAGTGTTTGACGTTTGGTTTTATAGGCAGTTTAAGTGAATACAAAGGATTTCCAATTCTTAAATCTGTAATAAAAGAACTATATCATGATGGATTAAAAAATATCAAGATTAAAGTTTATGGAACAGCTGAAATTGGCATTGATATAGATATACCTTCTATAGAATACTGCGGACTTTATAAATATGATAATTTATCCGATATTCTATATCATTTAGATGGAATTATAGTTCCATCTAAATGGCATGAGACATTTAGCCTTATCACTCTTGAAGCTCTATCTCATGGAATACCAGCAATTGTAAGTGATACTGTAGGTGCTAAAGAAATCATAAAAGAAATTGATAGTAAGTTCATTATAAATAACAGAGAGTCGCTTAAAAACAAGTTGAAAGACATTCTACAATCACCAGCACAATTAGAGAAGTTTAATGATAAATTATTACTCATGAACTTCAATTTTTCAATAAAAGACCATACTCAAAAGATTCTTGACATTTACAAACTTAATAATTAA
- a CDS encoding acyltransferase translates to MDLQKKFLWPFKSWLYWSGIMFRYAYYKYNFNTCGTNVSIHPKVYFKHIDKIKLGNNISFHPLCYIDGEGGIEIGDDVSIAHNVTIMSSNHGWNNEDIPIKYNPKSYGKVVIENDV, encoded by the coding sequence ATGGATTTACAAAAAAAATTTTTATGGCCTTTTAAATCTTGGCTCTACTGGAGTGGCATAATGTTTCGTTATGCTTATTATAAATATAATTTTAATACCTGTGGAACGAATGTTTCAATTCATCCTAAGGTATATTTTAAGCATATCGACAAGATTAAGTTAGGAAATAATATTTCGTTTCATCCTTTATGCTACATTGACGGTGAAGGTGGTATTGAAATTGGGGACGACGTTTCAATCGCACATAATGTTACAATTATGAGTTCAAATCATGGTTGGAACAATGAAGATATTCCTATAAAATACAATCCAAAATCATATGGTAAGGTTGTGATTGAGAATGATGTATGA